A window from Actinomycetospora corticicola encodes these proteins:
- a CDS encoding M16 family metallopeptidase has protein sequence MSAESTVELRSAASPPTAPSPAERRSAEEIGRTPAGPRELPPLRPQPQVPAPEETDTVLTTGLRVIAVHRPGVPMVEVRLRIPFSGEDAARPMHAAIAEVLASTVLSGTTRRTRVSLDDDLAGVGGEIGFSVDPERLAAAGHALADGLPTLLDVIADVLTGATYPDEEVARERERLAERIQVASAQPSVIARRALQRHRYGDHPVTREMPEVADVAAVTQDDLLAMHRRQVVPRGSVLVLVGDLDPTTAVAAVEASLAGWDTPGEAGLLPPLPELHGSELLLVDRPGAVQSQLRLSAAAVPRTDPRYPALQLANLAFGGYFSSRLVENLREDKGYTYHASSSLEFDPYGAALLVETDCASEVTAPALLEMRYELGRVAVVPPSAAELESARRYAIGSLLISMNTQAGLASTLAGLAGVGLDPAWVREHPQRLEAVTLEQVHAAAAEFLAPARFTGVVVADAATSAESLRALGGIRVP, from the coding sequence ATGAGCGCTGAGTCCACGGTCGAGCTCCGCTCCGCTGCGTCTCCCCCCACCGCTCCCTCGCCCGCCGAGCGCCGGTCCGCCGAGGAGATCGGCCGGACCCCGGCCGGCCCGCGCGAGCTGCCCCCGCTGCGGCCGCAGCCGCAGGTCCCGGCCCCGGAGGAGACCGACACGGTCCTGACGACGGGTCTGCGCGTCATCGCGGTGCACCGCCCCGGCGTCCCGATGGTCGAGGTCCGGCTGCGCATCCCGTTCTCCGGCGAGGACGCCGCGCGCCCGATGCACGCGGCGATCGCCGAGGTCCTCGCGTCGACGGTGCTCTCCGGGACGACGCGCCGCACCCGGGTCTCGCTCGACGACGACCTCGCGGGCGTCGGGGGCGAGATCGGCTTCTCGGTCGACCCGGAGCGGCTCGCCGCCGCCGGCCACGCGCTCGCGGACGGGCTGCCGACGCTGCTCGACGTCATCGCCGACGTGCTCACCGGGGCCACCTATCCCGACGAGGAGGTCGCCCGCGAGCGCGAGCGCCTCGCCGAGCGGATCCAGGTGGCCTCCGCGCAGCCCTCGGTCATCGCGCGGCGCGCCCTGCAGCGGCACCGCTACGGCGACCACCCGGTGACCCGGGAGATGCCCGAGGTCGCGGACGTGGCCGCCGTGACGCAGGACGACCTGCTCGCCATGCACCGCCGCCAGGTGGTGCCGCGCGGCTCGGTGCTCGTGCTCGTCGGCGACCTCGACCCGACCACCGCCGTGGCCGCCGTCGAGGCGTCGCTGGCGGGGTGGGACACCCCCGGGGAGGCCGGCCTCCTGCCGCCGCTGCCCGAGCTGCACGGCTCGGAGCTCCTGCTGGTGGACCGGCCCGGGGCCGTGCAGTCGCAGCTGCGGCTCTCGGCGGCGGCCGTCCCCCGGACCGATCCGCGGTATCCGGCGCTGCAGCTGGCGAACCTGGCGTTCGGCGGCTACTTCTCGTCCCGACTGGTCGAGAACCTGCGCGAGGACAAGGGCTACACCTACCACGCGTCGTCGTCGCTGGAGTTCGACCCGTACGGCGCCGCCCTGCTCGTCGAGACCGACTGCGCCTCCGAGGTGACCGCGCCCGCGCTGCTCGAGATGCGCTACGAGCTGGGTCGGGTTGCGGTCGTCCCGCCGAGCGCGGCGGAGCTCGAGTCGGCGCGTCGCTACGCCATCGGGTCGCTGCTGATCTCGATGAACACCCAGGCCGGCCTGGCGTCGACGCTGGCGGGGCTCGCGGGCGTCGGGCTCGACCCCGCGTGGGTGCGGGAGCACCCGCAGCGCCTGGAGGCCGTGACCCTCGAGCAGGTGCACGCCGCGGCCGCCGAGTTCCTCGCCCCCGCGCGCTTCACCGGGGTGGTGGTGGCCGACGCCGCCACCTCGGCGGAGTCGTTGCGTGCTCTCGGTGGTATCAGGGTCCCGTGA
- a CDS encoding mycoredoxin, with translation MAQMTMYTTSWCGFCRRLKSQLDREGIGYSEVDIERTPDAAEIVTRINGGNRTVPTVVYPDGSAATNPSFAEVKTALAKAEAASGA, from the coding sequence ATGGCGCAGATGACGATGTACACGACCAGCTGGTGCGGCTTCTGCCGGCGGCTGAAGAGCCAGCTGGACCGCGAGGGGATCGGCTACTCCGAGGTCGACATCGAGCGCACCCCGGACGCCGCGGAGATCGTCACCCGGATCAACGGCGGCAACCGCACGGTCCCGACGGTGGTCTACCCCGACGGGTCGGCCGCCACGAACCCGAGCTTCGCCGAGGTGAAGACCGCCCTCGCCAAGGCCGAGGCCGCGTCGGGCGCCTGA
- a CDS encoding Lrp/AsnC family transcriptional regulator: MELDGTDRALIQALQIDGRAPFRRVAEVLGVSDQTVARRYARLRSVQALRVIGASDPVLLGEDQWMVRARCAPDAAGEIADALARRPDTSWVSLTSGGTEITCSLRATDTTAAGDLLLGRLPRTPRILDVSAQQVLHVFYGGAREPYAKVGPLSPEQVAALAVAVPTPGAAPTLDDLDRRILRLLRVDGRAPVEDVARSCGTSASTVRRRLTDLRAGGVLYLDVDVSPTVHEQPMRTMLHLTVLPQHLDEVGRALAAHPEVPFAAATTGRTNVYASVASAGPAAFYRYLTMSVAGLPGVTAVESEPVIRTVKAADTVYAAR, translated from the coding sequence GTGGAACTCGACGGGACGGACCGCGCGCTCATCCAGGCGCTGCAGATCGACGGCCGGGCACCCTTCCGACGGGTCGCCGAGGTCCTGGGGGTCTCCGACCAGACGGTGGCGCGGCGGTACGCCCGGCTGCGCTCCGTCCAGGCGCTCCGCGTGATCGGCGCGAGCGACCCGGTGCTCCTCGGGGAGGACCAGTGGATGGTCCGGGCCCGCTGCGCCCCGGACGCGGCCGGCGAGATCGCGGACGCGCTGGCCCGGCGCCCGGACACCTCGTGGGTCAGCCTCACCTCCGGCGGCACCGAGATCACGTGCTCCCTGCGCGCCACCGACACCACGGCCGCCGGCGACCTGCTGCTCGGCCGGCTCCCCCGGACGCCCCGCATCCTCGACGTGAGCGCCCAGCAGGTGCTGCACGTGTTCTACGGCGGGGCGCGCGAGCCGTACGCGAAGGTCGGGCCGCTCTCGCCGGAGCAGGTCGCCGCGCTCGCGGTCGCGGTCCCGACGCCGGGTGCGGCGCCGACGCTCGACGACCTCGACCGGCGCATCCTGCGCCTGCTCCGGGTCGACGGCCGTGCGCCGGTGGAGGACGTCGCCCGGTCCTGCGGCACGTCGGCGTCCACCGTGCGACGACGGCTCACCGACCTCCGGGCCGGCGGGGTGCTCTACCTCGACGTCGACGTGTCGCCCACCGTCCACGAGCAGCCGATGCGCACGATGCTGCACCTCACCGTGCTCCCGCAGCACCTCGACGAGGTCGGCCGGGCGCTGGCGGCCCACCCGGAGGTGCCGTTCGCCGCGGCGACGACCGGCCGGACGAACGTCTACGCATCGGTCGCGAGCGCGGGACCGGCCGCCTTCTACCGGTACCTGACGATGTCCGTGGCCGGTCTGCCCGGCGTCACGGCCGTCGAGTCCGAACCGGTGATCCGCACCGTCAAGGCGGCCGACACGGTGTACGCGGCACGCTGA
- the nudC gene encoding NAD(+) diphosphatase, with amino-acid sequence MRAAFHLDSLPRLSRSTVDRREQVRDDPEHVESTWPLARVVRVDPQGRTPVEEQPDGSLRVVDVPSRQFGATIPDGAVLLGEEDGTVYWGVRVPDADASNDAGSGFSSTERWRDLRISGGDLDAHSAGLLTTAVALLSWQERARFCTRDGSPMRAIKAGWAQLCEAHDHEEYPRTDPSMICLVHDGADRVLLARQPIWPEGRYSVLAGFVEAGESLEACVARECAEEVGVTVSTITYLGSQPWPFPRSLMIGFSAVADPEETLRLQEGEIENARWVTRTELREALEAGDWMTREGDGPKGAHGVGGTAFEAGDDRELILPGGVSIARAMLEAWAAAG; translated from the coding sequence ATGCGGGCGGCCTTCCACCTGGACTCCCTGCCCCGGCTCTCGCGTTCGACGGTCGACCGCCGGGAGCAGGTCCGCGACGACCCGGAGCACGTGGAGTCGACCTGGCCGCTCGCCCGCGTCGTGCGCGTCGACCCGCAGGGCCGGACCCCGGTGGAGGAGCAGCCCGACGGGTCCCTGCGCGTCGTCGACGTCCCGTCCCGCCAGTTCGGCGCGACGATTCCCGACGGTGCGGTGCTGCTCGGCGAGGAGGACGGCACCGTCTACTGGGGCGTGCGGGTGCCGGACGCCGACGCCTCGAACGACGCCGGGTCCGGGTTCTCCTCGACCGAGCGGTGGCGGGACCTGCGGATCTCCGGCGGCGACCTCGATGCGCACTCCGCGGGTCTGCTCACGACGGCCGTGGCCCTGCTGTCGTGGCAGGAGCGCGCCCGCTTCTGCACCCGCGACGGCTCGCCCATGCGCGCGATCAAGGCCGGCTGGGCGCAGCTCTGCGAGGCGCACGACCACGAGGAGTACCCCCGCACCGATCCGTCGATGATCTGCCTCGTGCACGACGGCGCCGACCGGGTGCTCCTCGCCCGCCAGCCGATCTGGCCCGAGGGCCGGTACTCGGTGCTCGCCGGGTTCGTCGAGGCCGGGGAGTCGCTGGAGGCGTGCGTGGCCCGGGAGTGCGCCGAGGAGGTCGGTGTCACCGTCTCGACCATCACCTACCTCGGGTCGCAGCCCTGGCCGTTCCCGCGCTCGCTGATGATCGGCTTCTCCGCGGTCGCCGACCCGGAGGAGACGCTGCGCCTGCAGGAGGGCGAGATCGAGAACGCCCGCTGGGTCACCCGCACGGAGCTCCGCGAGGCGCTCGAGGCCGGCGACTGGATGACCCGCGAGGGCGACGGTCCGAAGGGCGCCCACGGGGTGGGCGGTACCGCCTTCGAGGCCGGCGACGACCGCGAGCTGATCCTCCCGGGCGGGGTGTCGATCGCCCGCGCGATGTTGGAGGCGTGGGCGGCTGCGGGCTGA
- a CDS encoding AraC family transcriptional regulator encodes MGRVDLPADALVALFAELTGVMFCAKDAQGRYTEVNDAFVRRTNQRDRSAVVGRRAGELFVPALAERYEEQDARVLGEGRTLRHELELIRREGGVPGWYLTTKVPVRADGRVLGVVSVSEDLRSADETDPAMPALARVVDLVAARLDDPPRVEEMATTAGMSTSALERRMRAVFGLAPTQFVLRARIDRARSLLTTTDLPLAEVALACGFYDQPAFTRQFARLAGETPGQFRRRAR; translated from the coding sequence ATGGGACGCGTGGACCTGCCCGCCGACGCCCTCGTCGCGCTCTTCGCCGAACTCACCGGCGTGATGTTCTGTGCGAAGGACGCGCAGGGCCGCTACACCGAGGTGAACGACGCCTTCGTCCGGCGCACCAACCAGCGCGACCGGTCCGCCGTGGTGGGACGGCGTGCGGGGGAGCTGTTCGTCCCGGCCCTCGCCGAGCGCTACGAGGAGCAGGACGCGCGGGTGCTGGGCGAGGGCCGCACGCTGCGCCACGAGCTGGAACTGATCCGCCGCGAGGGCGGCGTGCCCGGCTGGTACCTCACGACGAAGGTGCCGGTGCGCGCGGACGGGCGCGTGCTCGGCGTCGTGAGCGTGTCCGAGGACCTGCGGTCGGCCGACGAGACCGACCCCGCGATGCCCGCCCTCGCCCGGGTCGTCGACCTCGTGGCCGCCCGGCTCGACGACCCGCCCCGCGTCGAGGAGATGGCGACCACCGCCGGGATGTCGACCTCCGCGCTGGAGCGGCGGATGCGCGCGGTGTTCGGGCTCGCCCCGACCCAGTTCGTGCTCCGGGCCCGGATCGACCGTGCCCGGTCCCTGCTCACCACCACCGACCTCCCGCTGGCCGAGGTGGCGCTGGCCTGCGGGTTCTACGACCAGCCGGCCTTCACCCGCCAGTTCGCCCGCCTCGCGGGGGAGACGCCGGGCCAGTTCCGCCGCCGGGCCCGCTGA
- a CDS encoding insulinase family protein, translating to MSTAPTSAPPEQRQRLTLDNGLRVLLAPDRTNPVVGVAVHVDVGFRSEPQGRTGFAHLFEHLMFQGSESLEKLAHFRHVQGSGGVFNGSTHQDYTDYFEILPAGALERGLFLEADRLRAPKLTEENLHNQIDVVKEEIRLNVLNRPYGGFPWILLPPVLYSTFANAHNGYGDFTDLETSTLDDAAAFFDAYYAPGNAVLTVVGDFDPDDAGELVTRHFGDIPARPVPARPSFGEPAPDGERLESVVDAHAPLPALAMGYRLPDPGTDLAGYLAHAVLGSLLTDGEAARLTQRLVYGDGLVTDVSASAGLMGAPLDARDPDTFTITAVHPDTVDPRQVVDAVDAELLVLGERGPDAEELRRVTARWAGALHREQDRLMNRMLALGSAELLHGRAELSDELPGAIAAVTPEAVAAAANALRPDARALLVLTPGASA from the coding sequence GTGAGTACGGCCCCCACCTCCGCCCCGCCGGAGCAGCGACAGCGCCTGACGCTCGACAACGGTCTGCGGGTGCTCCTCGCACCGGACCGGACCAATCCCGTCGTCGGGGTCGCCGTCCACGTCGACGTCGGCTTCCGCAGCGAGCCGCAGGGCCGCACCGGGTTCGCGCACCTGTTCGAGCACCTGATGTTCCAGGGCTCGGAGAGCCTGGAGAAGCTCGCGCACTTCCGGCACGTCCAGGGCTCGGGCGGGGTCTTCAACGGCTCGACCCACCAGGACTACACGGACTACTTCGAGATCCTCCCCGCGGGCGCCCTCGAGCGCGGGCTGTTCCTCGAGGCCGACCGGTTGCGCGCACCGAAGCTCACCGAGGAGAACCTCCACAACCAGATCGACGTGGTGAAGGAGGAGATCCGCCTCAACGTGCTCAACCGGCCCTACGGCGGCTTCCCCTGGATCCTGCTGCCGCCGGTGCTGTACTCGACCTTCGCGAACGCCCACAACGGCTACGGCGACTTCACCGACCTCGAGACCTCGACCCTCGACGACGCCGCGGCCTTCTTCGACGCCTACTACGCGCCGGGCAACGCGGTGCTCACCGTGGTCGGCGACTTCGATCCGGACGACGCCGGGGAGCTCGTCACCCGCCACTTCGGCGACATCCCGGCCCGCCCGGTGCCGGCCCGGCCGTCCTTCGGCGAGCCGGCTCCCGACGGCGAGCGGCTGGAGTCGGTCGTCGACGCGCACGCCCCGCTGCCCGCCCTCGCCATGGGCTACCGGCTCCCCGACCCCGGCACCGACCTCGCCGGGTACCTCGCGCACGCCGTGCTCGGGAGCCTCCTCACCGACGGCGAGGCCGCGCGCCTGACCCAGCGCCTCGTGTACGGCGACGGGCTGGTCACCGACGTGTCCGCCTCGGCCGGCCTCATGGGCGCGCCCCTCGACGCGCGGGACCCCGACACCTTCACCATCACCGCCGTGCACCCCGACACCGTCGACCCCCGCCAGGTGGTCGACGCGGTGGACGCGGAGCTGCTCGTCCTCGGCGAGCGCGGTCCCGACGCCGAGGAGCTCCGCCGGGTCACGGCCCGCTGGGCCGGCGCCCTGCACCGCGAGCAGGACCGGCTGATGAACCGGATGCTCGCCCTCGGCTCGGCGGAGCTCCTCCACGGCCGCGCGGAGCTCTCCGACGAGCTGCCCGGCGCGATCGCCGCGGTGACCCCGGAGGCGGTCGCCGCCGCCGCGAACGCGCTGCGGCCCGACGCGCGCGCCCTGCTCGTCCTCACCCCCGGAGCGTCCGCATGA
- a CDS encoding MFS transporter produces the protein MRRWWPLVAICLGTFMLLVDVTIVNVALPAMAGSLESSFAGLQWVIDGYALALAALLMVTGSLADRFGRRRLYLVGLGVFAAASLACGLAPTAGALVAARVVQGAGGAAMFATTAALVAITYHGRDRGTAFGVWGAVNGLAAACGPLVGGVLTEVWGWRAIFLVNLPVAALAVALTLAVVARDVRVDGATRIDLAGAAAFTAASTALVYGLIEAGAVGWSAVGTVVPLVAAAVALAVFVAVERRVAHPVLDLALFRNRSFAALMVAAAVLSGAAFAHLALVSLWLQEVLRLSPIRAGLAVVPLSIASFVVSAAAGRLLHGGSPARPVAGGLALIGFGVLLLGVVDAGSGPWALAPGLVVCGLGVGLATPVLVSATLAVLPPAKAGVGSAAVNTFRQLGLAVGLAVLGTVFAGYANPTDPGAPGYTDGLDAVFLTAGVAALAAAVLVVVLVRRPTSEPAAVASAAPGPAAPTEPAERRAPSVG, from the coding sequence ATGCGTCGCTGGTGGCCCCTGGTGGCGATCTGCCTGGGGACGTTCATGCTGCTCGTGGACGTGACGATCGTGAACGTCGCGCTGCCCGCCATGGCCGGGTCGCTGGAGTCGTCGTTCGCCGGCCTGCAGTGGGTGATCGACGGCTATGCGCTGGCCCTCGCCGCGCTGCTCATGGTGACGGGCTCGCTGGCCGACCGCTTCGGGCGGCGCCGCCTCTACCTGGTCGGGCTCGGGGTCTTCGCCGCCGCCTCGCTGGCCTGCGGACTGGCTCCGACGGCGGGCGCCCTCGTCGCCGCCCGCGTGGTCCAGGGTGCGGGCGGTGCGGCGATGTTCGCGACCACCGCCGCCCTCGTCGCGATCACCTACCACGGTCGGGACCGGGGCACGGCCTTCGGCGTGTGGGGCGCGGTGAACGGCCTCGCGGCCGCCTGCGGTCCGCTCGTCGGCGGCGTGCTCACCGAGGTCTGGGGGTGGCGGGCGATCTTCCTGGTCAACCTGCCGGTCGCCGCGCTCGCGGTCGCCCTGACGCTGGCCGTGGTGGCGCGGGACGTCCGCGTCGACGGCGCCACCCGGATCGACCTCGCCGGCGCCGCGGCCTTCACCGCGGCCTCGACCGCTCTCGTCTACGGCCTCATCGAGGCGGGCGCGGTCGGCTGGTCCGCCGTCGGCACGGTCGTCCCGCTGGTCGCCGCCGCCGTGGCGCTCGCGGTGTTCGTCGCGGTCGAGCGGCGCGTCGCGCACCCCGTGCTCGACCTCGCCCTCTTCCGCAACCGGTCGTTCGCCGCGCTCATGGTGGCCGCGGCGGTCCTGTCGGGGGCGGCCTTCGCCCACCTCGCGCTCGTCTCGCTGTGGCTGCAGGAGGTGCTGCGGCTGTCGCCGATCCGGGCCGGCCTCGCGGTGGTCCCGCTGTCGATCGCGTCGTTCGTGGTGTCCGCGGCCGCGGGCCGCCTCCTCCACGGCGGGTCACCCGCCCGTCCGGTGGCCGGCGGACTCGCGCTCATCGGGTTCGGGGTGTTGCTGCTCGGCGTGGTCGACGCCGGCTCGGGCCCGTGGGCGCTCGCACCCGGGCTCGTGGTGTGCGGGCTGGGGGTCGGGCTCGCGACCCCGGTGCTCGTCTCGGCGACCCTCGCGGTCCTGCCGCCCGCGAAGGCCGGGGTGGGCAGCGCGGCGGTGAACACCTTCCGCCAGCTCGGCCTGGCCGTGGGCCTGGCGGTGCTCGGCACCGTGTTCGCCGGGTACGCGAACCCGACCGACCCGGGCGCGCCCGGCTACACCGACGGCCTCGACGCGGTCTTCCTGACGGCGGGTGTGGCTGCCCTGGCAGCGGCCGTGCTCGTCGTGGTGCTCGTGCGCCGGCCGACCTCCGAGCCCGCCGCCGTCGCGTCGGCCGCACCCGGGCCCGCCGCTCCCACCGAGCCGGCCGAGCGAAGGGCCCCTTCGGTCGGATAG
- a CDS encoding proline dehydrogenase family protein, with product MSEQTVVAGDAAQRSSTAVAGLDEALVERAVGRAARWAEASDDAGHDAATRRLASLVHDPAGVDFAMHFVDRVARPEDDTVAARELARIAGRGATLPGFATALDRLMLRAGAALAPRLPRLVVPLARRRLQQLVGHLVVDASGRALGRRLSAARTEGFRLNLNLLGEAVLGEDEADRRLERTLGLIRREDVDYVSVKASSVASQLVPWDLEGSRDRLVRRLTPLFEAARDHGVFVNLDMEEYKDLDLTVALFTALLDRPSLRGYSAGIVLQAYLPDSVGALEHLAAFARRRVDAGGAPVKVRLVKGANLAMERVDAALHDWPQAPYATKAEVDANYVRLLDHALRPEHADALRIGVASHHLHHVALAVELAAARGVAHQMDVEMLQGMAPAQARAVAADLPDSGLVLYTPVVHAEDFDAAVSYLVRRLEENAGRENYLYAMFSEEGPGSYLDRFRASVAERDTVADGPRRTQDRSTEVVGPFPERFRNEPDTDPSLGANRDWARRAVAAAPAVVGAPELTDPAAVDAVVERAAASTWRAVDPAARAGLLREAARALAAARTELLTTMVHEADKTVAEADPEISEAVDFAAYYADRAEELDPARFTPDRVVVVTPPWNFPVAIPLGGCLAALAAGAAVVIKPAPQVRACAEVGVAALHRAGIPADALQLVHTDEADAGRRLITHPAVDRVVLTGASETAALFRSWRPDLEVLAETSGKNALVITPAADPDLAVADLLRSAFGHAGQKCSAASLAILVGPVGDPRSKVGRRFRRQLVDAVRTLRVGPGTDLSSTMGPLVGELSPKLERALTALEDGESWLVEPRRAGDGQWTPGVREGVAPGSWFHRTECFGPVLGLMAAGSLDEAIAWQNATGFGLTGGLHSLDRDEIDRWMERVEVGNAYVNRHITGAIVQRQSFGGWKGSVVGPGAKPGGPNYVTQFGVWTDPADLPGAPLGREAAELLASVASSVPPEDLAWLRAAAGSDASWWRTEFGVEHDPTGIAAEANVFRYRALPALRVVVGADAADRDVVRLRLAGACAGVPVADATPEVVPEPGERLRMVGTATEALRRRAGEVGATLVEGPVLADGRRELLTVLREQAVSVTRHRFGHVEA from the coding sequence ATGAGCGAGCAGACGGTGGTCGCAGGAGACGCAGCGCAGCGGAGCTCGACCGCGGTTGCGGGTCTCGACGAGGCCCTGGTCGAGCGGGCCGTGGGACGGGCGGCCCGGTGGGCGGAGGCGAGCGACGACGCCGGGCACGACGCCGCCACGCGTCGGCTCGCCTCGCTCGTGCACGATCCGGCGGGCGTCGACTTCGCGATGCACTTCGTGGACCGGGTGGCGCGTCCCGAGGACGACACCGTGGCGGCCCGCGAGCTGGCCCGGATCGCCGGTCGGGGCGCCACGCTGCCGGGCTTCGCCACCGCCCTGGACCGGCTGATGCTGCGGGCGGGTGCAGCGCTCGCCCCGCGGCTGCCGCGGCTGGTCGTCCCCCTCGCGCGCCGTCGGCTGCAGCAGCTGGTCGGGCACCTCGTGGTCGACGCGTCCGGGCGGGCCCTCGGTCGCCGGCTCTCGGCCGCACGCACGGAGGGGTTCCGGCTCAACCTCAACCTGCTCGGGGAGGCCGTGCTCGGTGAGGACGAGGCGGACCGCCGGCTGGAGCGCACCCTCGGGCTGATCCGCCGGGAGGACGTCGACTACGTGTCGGTGAAGGCCTCCTCGGTGGCGAGCCAGCTCGTGCCGTGGGACCTCGAGGGCAGCCGGGACCGGCTCGTCCGCCGCCTGACGCCGCTCTTCGAGGCCGCGCGGGACCACGGGGTGTTCGTGAACCTCGACATGGAGGAGTACAAGGACCTCGACCTCACGGTCGCGCTGTTCACCGCCCTGCTCGACCGGCCGTCGCTGCGGGGGTACTCCGCGGGCATCGTCCTGCAGGCCTACCTGCCCGACTCGGTGGGCGCCCTGGAGCACCTCGCCGCCTTCGCCCGACGACGGGTCGACGCGGGCGGCGCGCCGGTGAAGGTCCGGCTGGTCAAGGGCGCGAACCTGGCGATGGAGCGGGTCGACGCGGCCCTGCACGACTGGCCGCAGGCGCCCTACGCGACGAAGGCCGAGGTCGACGCCAACTACGTCCGGCTGCTCGACCACGCGCTGCGCCCGGAGCACGCCGACGCCCTGCGGATCGGGGTGGCGAGCCACCACCTGCACCACGTGGCCCTGGCGGTCGAGCTGGCCGCCGCGCGCGGCGTCGCCCACCAGATGGACGTCGAGATGCTGCAGGGCATGGCGCCGGCCCAGGCCCGCGCGGTGGCCGCGGACCTCCCCGACTCGGGGCTGGTGCTCTACACGCCGGTCGTCCACGCCGAGGACTTCGACGCCGCGGTGAGCTACCTGGTGCGCCGGCTCGAGGAGAACGCCGGGCGGGAGAACTACCTGTACGCGATGTTCTCGGAGGAGGGCCCGGGGTCCTACCTCGACCGCTTCCGGGCGTCGGTGGCCGAGCGCGACACGGTCGCGGACGGCCCCCGCCGCACGCAGGACCGGTCGACCGAGGTGGTGGGGCCGTTCCCGGAGCGGTTCCGGAACGAGCCCGACACCGACCCTTCGCTCGGCGCGAACCGCGACTGGGCCCGGCGGGCGGTGGCGGCGGCGCCCGCCGTCGTCGGTGCGCCGGAGCTGACCGACCCGGCGGCGGTGGACGCCGTGGTGGAGCGCGCGGCCGCCTCGACGTGGCGCGCGGTGGACCCGGCCGCGCGGGCGGGCCTGCTGCGCGAGGCCGCCCGGGCCCTGGCCGCGGCGCGCACCGAGCTGCTCACGACGATGGTCCACGAGGCGGACAAGACGGTCGCCGAGGCGGACCCCGAGATCTCCGAGGCCGTCGACTTCGCGGCCTACTACGCCGACCGCGCCGAGGAGCTCGACCCCGCGCGGTTCACGCCGGACCGGGTCGTGGTCGTGACGCCGCCGTGGAACTTCCCGGTCGCCATCCCGCTCGGCGGCTGTCTCGCGGCGCTGGCCGCGGGGGCCGCCGTCGTCATCAAGCCCGCGCCGCAGGTCCGGGCCTGCGCGGAGGTCGGGGTGGCGGCGCTGCACCGGGCCGGGATCCCGGCCGACGCGCTGCAGCTGGTCCACACCGACGAGGCCGACGCCGGTCGGCGGCTGATCACGCATCCGGCCGTCGACCGGGTCGTGCTCACCGGCGCGAGCGAGACCGCGGCGCTGTTCCGGTCGTGGCGCCCCGACCTCGAGGTGCTCGCCGAGACCAGCGGCAAGAACGCCCTGGTGATCACCCCGGCGGCCGACCCCGACCTCGCCGTGGCCGACCTCCTGCGCTCCGCGTTCGGGCACGCGGGCCAGAAGTGCTCGGCGGCGTCGCTCGCGATCCTGGTCGGCCCGGTGGGCGATCCACGCTCGAAGGTCGGGCGCCGGTTCCGCCGGCAGCTCGTCGACGCGGTCCGGACGCTGCGGGTGGGCCCGGGCACCGACCTGTCGTCGACGATGGGTCCCCTGGTGGGCGAGCTCTCCCCGAAGCTGGAGCGCGCGTTGACAGCGCTGGAGGACGGCGAGTCGTGGCTGGTCGAGCCGCGCCGGGCGGGTGACGGGCAGTGGACTCCAGGGGTGCGTGAGGGTGTGGCGCCCGGCTCGTGGTTCCACCGCACCGAGTGCTTCGGCCCGGTCCTCGGGCTGATGGCGGCCGGGTCGCTGGACGAGGCGATCGCGTGGCAGAACGCGACCGGTTTCGGGCTCACCGGGGGCCTGCACTCGCTCGACCGGGACGAGATCGACCGCTGGATGGAGCGGGTCGAGGTCGGCAACGCCTACGTCAACCGGCACATCACCGGCGCGATCGTGCAGCGCCAGTCGTTCGGGGGCTGGAAGGGCTCGGTGGTGGGACCGGGTGCCAAGCCGGGTGGCCCGAACTACGTCACGCAGTTCGGGGTGTGGACCGACCCGGCCGACCTGCCCGGCGCCCCGCTGGGCCGGGAGGCCGCGGAGCTGCTCGCGTCGGTGGCGTCGTCGGTCCCGCCGGAGGACCTGGCGTGGCTGCGCGCGGCGGCGGGATCGGACGCGTCCTGGTGGCGCACGGAGTTCGGGGTGGAGCACGACCCGACCGGCATCGCCGCCGAGGCCAACGTCTTCCGGTACCGGGCGCTGCCGGCCCTGCGGGTGGTCGTGGGCGCGGACGCCGCGGACCGGGACGTCGTGCGGCTCCGGCTGGCCGGCGCGTGCGCCGGGGTGCCGGTCGCCGACGCGACGCCGGAGGTCGTCCCGGAGCCCGGCGAGCGGCTGCGGATGGTGGGCACGGCGACGGAGGCCCTGCGCCGACGGGCGGGCGAGGTGGGCGCGACGCTCGTGGAGGGCCCGGTGCTCGCCGACGGCCGCCGGGAGCTGCTCACCGTGCTCCGCGAGCAGGCCGTGAGTGTGACCCGTCACCGCTTCGGACACGTGGAAGCCTGA